One part of the Glycine soja cultivar W05 chromosome 11, ASM419377v2, whole genome shotgun sequence genome encodes these proteins:
- the LOC114377101 gene encoding repetitive proline-rich cell wall protein 3, with protein sequence MASFVSFLVLLLAALILMPQGLATYYKPIKKPPVYKPPVYKPPVYKPPVYKPKPPVYKPKPPVYKPPYKKPPYKKPPYGKYPPVEDNTHA encoded by the coding sequence ATGGCTTCCTTTGTATCCTTCCTAGTGCTGCTTCTTGCAGCCCTTATCCTCATGCCTCAAGGGCTTGCTACTTACTACAAACCAATTAAGAAGCCACCAGTGTACAAGCCTCCAGTGTACAAGCCACCAGTGTACAAACCACCGGTTTATAAGCCAAAACCACCGGTTTACAAGCCGAAACCACCGGTTTACAAGCCACCATATAAGAAGCCACCATACAAGAAACCACCTTATGGAAAGTACCCTCCAGTAGAGGACAACACCCATGCCTAA
- the LOC114376033 gene encoding F-box protein At3g54460, with translation MSSDTSFADHKLCGFLCTVLTLTPRDDSDTTDIPFPEPCEIFGEGGEVGFRTPNGVVLGPVLDSLQCGGGGGGGSNKIKRRNKIGMVNGSVSVVHQLHAMVTRKCARIDARVVCVEALPRVVVLVDVYVPVQVWSGWQFPRSGPVAGAVFRHLSCDWNERRSMLSYPDYCRKTYGANESIWNLSDCHVLGCKLHSGVSNSSRKILFQLHEIFKALPGVGKRQTFNSSKIIPMDNICRSGIWELSDDILTKILASLGPMDLTRVSATCHHLRSLAASVMPYTKLNLFPHQRTAVEWMLHRERNAELLPHPLFVALSTEDGFSFHVNTVTGDIVTGEAPTVKDFRGGMFCDEPGLGKTVTALSLIMKTRGTLADPPDGAQVVWCQHNGNQKCGYYEVSVSGNHITGCTTLGKRDVCQDTSRTNDNHDYSSKRARLIDPDQQITKLHDSCSREENKSPVDACFKESMHSNQFTGSLSRIKKNLHFTFEDEAMISKEREIGEGLIKAKHALDVTSHVSQNKSPGKPKGDCFEYNDTWIQCDACHKWRKLVDNSMANSSAAWFCSMNTDPLYQSCSVPEQHFHNICKITHLPGFHLKGTCGGEKQNVSFFTSVLKEHYSLINSQTKKALTWLAKISTDKLAGMETNGIRGPILNICTASNRHFHKIFQAFGLLKRVEKGVCKWYYPQHLNNLTFDVAALGMALREPLDFVRLYLSRATLVVVPANLVDHWKTQIEKHVRPGQLRVYVWTDHQKPSVHCLAWDYDVVITTFSRLSAEWGPRKRSALIQVHWFRIILDEGHTLGSSLNLTNKLQMAISLIASNRWILTGTPTPNTPNSQLPHLQPLLRFLHEESYGLNQKSWEAGVLRPFEAEMEEGRSRLLHLLQKCMISARKIDLQSIPPCTKKVVYLDFNEEHARSYNELVITVRRNILMADWNDPSHIESLLNPKQWKFRSATLKNVRLSCCVAGHIKVTHAGEDIQETMDMLVQSGLDPTSGEYTSVRYNLLYGGHCVRCKEWCRLPLITPCRHLLCLDCVSIDNTKCTYPGCSKLYEMQSREARPENPKPKWPVPKDLIELQPSYKQDNWDPDWQSTSSSKVSYLVQRLKALRGTNEETYFNTENSNDDLHIENSLHRSDDKSSIQTCSMSSTKTNLNPEKVLIFSQFLEHIHAIEQQLTIAGIKYTGMYSPMHSSNKKKSLAMFQHDSNCMALLMDGSAALGLDLSFVTHVFLMEPIWDRSMEEQVISRAHRMGASRPIYVETLAMRGTIEEQMLDFLQDADNFRRSPIKDATESVDDSGGRGYRSLHDFAESSYLLKLRSVYTNLESPKGV, from the exons ATGTCCAGCGACACCTCCTTCGCGGACCACAAGCTCTGCGGTTTCCTCTGTACGGTTCTCACACTCACTCCCCGCGACGACTCAGACACCACCGACATACCCTTCCCCGAGCCATGCGAAATCTTCGGCGAAGGGGGCGAGGTCGGCTTCCGGACCCCGAACGGCGTCGTTCTGGGCCCGGTGCTCGATTCGTTGCAATGCGGCGGTGGCGGCGGTGGCGGCTCCAACAAGATCAAGAGAAGGAACAAGATTGGAATGGTGAACGGGAGCGTGAGCGTGGTTCACCAGCTCCACGCCATGGTCACTCGCAAGTGCGCCAGAATCGACGCTCGCGTGGTGTGCGTTGAAGCGCTTCCTAGGGTTGTGGTGCTGGTTGACGTGTATGTCCCCGTTCAGGTATGGAGTGGCTGGCAGTTTCCGAGATCGGGACCCGTCGCTGGCGCCGTTTTTCGCCATTTGAG CTGTGATTGGAATGAGAGACGTTCAATGCTTTCATATCCAGACTATTGTAGGAAGACTTATGGAGCAAATGAGAGCATTTGGAACCTTTCTGATTGTCATGTACTTGGTTGCAAGCTCCATTCCGGTGTGAGCAATTCTTCAAGGAAAATACTATTTCAACTTCATGAAATTTTTAAGGCACTACCTGGTGTAGGAAAGCGGCAGACATTTAATAGTTCCAAGATAATACCTATGGATAACATTTGCAGATCAGGCATTTGGGAGTTATCTGATGATATTTTAACTAAGATTTTAGCTTCCCTGGGCCCAATGGACCTCACTAGGGTTTCTGCAACATGTCATCATTTAAGATCCTTGGCTGCTTCGGTAATGCCTTATACCAAGTTAAATCTGTTTCCTCATCAGAGGACAGCAGTTGAGTGGATGTTGCATCGTGAGCGAAATGCTGAGCTTTTGCCACATCCGTTATTTGTAGCTCTCTCAACTGAAGATGGCTTTAGTTTCCATGTAAATACTGTAACTGGTGATATTGTTACTGGGGAAGCTCCCACCGTCAAGGATTTTCGTGGAGGAATGTTTTGTGACGAGCCTGGCTTGGGTAAGACTGTAACAGCTCTCTCTCTTATTATGAAGACGCGAGGTACATTGGCAGACCCGCCAGATGGGGCACAAGTAGTCTGGTGTCAACATAATGGTAATCAGAAATGTGGATATTACGAGGTCAGTGTTAGTGGTAATCACATCACTGGTTGTACTACCTTGGGTAAGAGGGATGTGTGCCAAGATACCAGCAGAACTAATGATAACCATGATTACTCCTCCAAAAGAGCCAGATTGATAGATCCTGATCAGCAAATAACTAAACTTCATGATTCATGTTCCAGGGAAGAAAACAAATCACCTGTTGATGCATGTTTCAAGGAATCTATGCATTCAAATCAGTTCACTGGGAGTTTGAGTCGCATAAAGAAAAATCTACATTTCACATTTGAAGATGAAGCTATGATTTCCAAGGAAAGAGAAATTGGTGAAGGATTAATTAAAGCAAAGCATGCATTAGATGTTACATCTCATGTATCTCAAAACAAGTCGCCTGGGAAGCCTAAAGGTGACTGTTTTGAGTACAATGATACATGGATTCAGTGTGATGCTTGTCACAAGTGGCGAAAGCTTGTAGACAATAGTATGGCTAATTCTAGTGCAGCATGGTTTTGTAGTATGAACACTGACCCTCTGTATCAAAGTTGTAGTGTCCCTGAACAACATTTTCATAATATCTGTAAGATAACACACTTGCCAGGGTTTCATTTGAAAGGAACTTGTGGAGGTGAGAAacaaaatgtttcttttttcactAGCGTGCTTAAGGAGCACTACTCCTTGATAAATTCTCAGACAAAGAAGGCCCTGACGTGGTTGGCTAAAATTTCAACAGACAAGCTTGCAGGAATGGAAACAAATGGCATCAGGGGTCCTATTTTAAACATTTGTACTGCATCTAATAGACATTTCCACAAAATATTTCAAGCATTTGGCCTCTTAAAGAGAGTAGAGAAAGGTGTTTGCAAGTGGTACTACCCTCAACATCTTAACAATTTGACTTTTGATGTGGCTGCCCTTGGCATGGCTCTCCGTGAACCATTAGATTTTGTTAGGTTATACTTGTCAAGAGCTACCCTGGTAGTTGTTCCAGCAAACTTGGTTGATCATTGGAAAACGCAAATAGAAAAGCATGTGAGGCCTGGTCAATTGCGGGTTTATGTTTGGACTGATCATCAAAAGCCATCTGTGCATTGTCTTGCATGGGATTATGATGTTGTCATAACTACTTTTAGTCGTTTGAGTGCAGAGTGGGGCCCACGTAAGAGGAGTGCTTTGATTCAAGTGCATTGGTTTAGGATAATTTTAGATGAAGGGCACACTCTTGGGTCAAGCCTGAACTTAACAAACAAGTTGCAAATGGCTATTTCATTGATAGCTTCAAATCGATGGATACTAACAGGAACTCCAACGCCTAACACTCCTAACAGCCAACTTCCTCATCTACAACCATTGCTAAGGTTCCTTCATGAAGAATCTTATGGACTGAATCAAAAGTCATGGGAAGCTGGTGTGCTTAGGCCATTTGAAGCAGAGATGGAGGAAGGGAGGTCTCGTCTGTTACATTTACTTCAAAAATGCATGATTAGTGCTAGAAAGATAGATTTACAAAGCATTCCACCATGCACGAAGAAAGTTGTTTATCTAGATTTTAATGAGGAGCATGCTAGGAGTTACAATGAATTGGTAATCACTGTACGACGTAATATATTGATGGCTGATTGGAATGATCCTTCACATATTGAGAGTCTACTGAATCCAAAACAGTGGAAATTTCGTAGTGCAACTTTAAAAAATGTGAGGCTTTCATGCTGTGTTGCTGGACATATTAAAGTTACACATGCTGGAGAAGATATTCAAGAAACAATGGATATGTTAGTACAAAGTGGTCTGGACCCTACTTCAGGAGAGTATACCTCCGTAAGATATAATCTCTTGTATGGTGGTCACTGTGTCAG GTGCAAGGAATGGTGTCGCCTTCCACTCATTACCCCATGTCGGCATCTGTTGTGCCTTGATTGTGTTTCTATAGACAATACCAAGTGTACTTATCCTGGCTGCAGTAAATTGTATGAGATGCAGAGTAGAGAGGCCCGACCTGAAAATCCTAAACCGAAGTGGCCTGTACCCAAAGATCTTATTGAGCTACAACCTTCATATAAGCAG GATAATTGGGATCCTGATTGGCAATCTACATCTAGTAGTAAAGTCTCCTATCTCGTCCAGAGGTTGAAAGCTTTGCGAGGAACCAATGAAGAGACATACTTCAATACAGAAAATAGCAATGATGATTTGCATATTGAGAATAGTTTGCATAGAAGTGATGACAAATCATCAATTCAGACATGTTCTATGAGCAGCACTAAGACCAATTTGAACCCTGAGAAAGTTCTGATATTTTCTCAATTTCTTGAGCATATACATGCCATTGAACAGCAG TTGACTATTGCTGGTATCAAATATACTGGAATGTATAGCCCAATGCATTCCAGCAACAAG AAGAAGTCATTAGCCATGTTCCAGCATGATTCAAATTGTATGGCACTTCTGATGGATGGAAGTGCTGCATTGGGTCTTGACTTGAGTTTTGTTACGCATGTATTTCTAATGGAGCCAATTTGGGACCGAAG TATGGAGGAGCAAGTAATTAGTCGTGCTCATCGTATGGGTGCTTCTCGTCCTATTTATGTGGAAACATTAGCAATGCGTGGTACAATTGAAGAGCAAATGCTAGACTTTTTACAG GATGCTGATAACTTTAGAAGATCACCAATTAAGGATGCTACCGAATCTGTTGATGATAGTGGGGGACGAGGATATAGATCATTGCATGATTTTGCTGAGAGTAGTTATCTACTGAAACTTAGATCTGTGTATACTAATTTGGAAAGTCCAAAAG GTGTTTGA